A window of Nicotiana tabacum cultivar K326 chromosome 24, ASM71507v2, whole genome shotgun sequence contains these coding sequences:
- the LOC107785883 gene encoding formin-like protein 20 isoform X1: MALLRHFFYRKPPDRLLEISERVYVFDCCFSGNILDEDEYKTYMGGIVAQLQDHYPDAAFMVFNFREGDRRSQVSDILSQYGMTVMDYPRQYEGCQLLPLEMIYHLLRSSESWLSIEGQENVLLMHCERGGWPVLAFILVGLLLYRKQYAGEQKTLEMVYTQAPRELVHLLSPLNPQPSQLRYLQYISRRNFDSDWLPSDTPFSLDCIILRVLPLFDGGRGCRPVVRVYSQDPASTMPNRGSMLLYSTSTSKEHVCLYQQEECALVKIDIRCRVQGDVVLECVHLEDDLLREEMMFRVMFHTTFIQSNVLTLTRDEVDVPWDAQDQLPREFKAEVLFSGAEADQSIITTEAPYEDENESEGASCEEFFEVEEIFSVDGQDGRAESNAYTVPNGMQDDNIEIVWKEELGRHTLQDCVSDGVNHKQERKMYKQRAPKKNSLGNRDELMASKVVTSNVTSNMESKAVISGASGMSAEGENKHREGTLKQKKFEPQGSQQELSGESNKQKDEMPPSSLKRQLLSNSKPAADGLGPKNKSKQQESQCTPSRLAKPNAVSQWIPTNKGSYTNSMHVSYPPSGYNNAPRGLALTKDSRSRSKSKSPSSRASVKAMVPADAGRVPRKNSSCPALLDMLAVQEALLTKDSLRASAESQAMQFLPSPPGRPLTPPLPPCSRTSSYRVPQIHGARTNLPASDILALSLQESHIIKASVTHQLPPPPPPLPPLPHPSLPLTRNATSLSPPPLSQPLPPPLPTLTGLITPIGTSRPPPSSLPTSSSVLNVATCKLLPPPPPPLPWSNGAYAVSSVALSSSLLPSPPPLSPPIYADTVSKPASSGANSPPPPPPPPPLYGAPSPPLPLPLPPPLTPARHRVASLLTISAPPSPLPPTPRPLSLSASAPPPPPPPPLPSRVTPTPPPPPPPRSAPQTPFPPSPPPPPSYNNPPAPPPPPIRGPPPPPTPCYFPGAPFPPLLPPLCGSAPPPPPPLPEAPRAPLGPPPPPPPSMRGLPAPSPLPSGGPPPPPPPVCGAPPPPPPPGGYARGVPPPPPIGGGAPSPPLPPGAPRPPGGGPPPPPPRALGGGLTVGRGQGLSRTAGSIAPRRSTLKPLHWSKVTRALGGSLWEELQRRGEPQIATEFDVSEIETLFSATVPKKDGTGGKIGAKKSIGSKPDRVHLIDLRRANNTEIMLTKVKMPLPDMMAAVLAMDVSILDADQVENLIKFCPTKDEMDLLKGYTGDKELLGKCEQFFLELMKVPRVESKLRVFLFKIQFSSQVSDFKKSLNTVNSASEEARNSLKLKEIMKKILYLGNTLNQGTARGSAVGFKLDSLSKLTDTRATNNRMTLMHYLCKVLASKSPAFLDFHEDLASVEAASKIQLKSLAEEMQAIINGLEKVKKELEASQTDGPVSETFCKTLKEFIEVAEAEVGSVKELYSLAGRNADALALYFGEDPARCPFEQVAATLLNFVRLFCKAHEENKKQAELEKKKVQKEAEMEKAKGINLKTKKGVE, encoded by the exons ATGGCGCTGTTGAGACACTTCTTTTACCGGAAGCCGCCTGATCGACTTCTAGAGATTTCTGAGCGTGTTTATG TGTTCGATTGTTGCTTCTCTGGCAACATATTGGATGAAGATGAATACAAGACATACATGGGAGGGATTGTAGCTCAGTTACAGGACCACTATCCAGATGCTGCTTTCATGGTTTTCAATTTTAGAGAAGGTGATCGAAGGAGCCAAGTATCTGACATTTTGTCCCAGTATGGTATGACAGTCATGGATTATCCTAGGCAATATGAGGGGTGTCAGCTATTGCCATTGGAAATGATCTACCACCTCTTGCGATCGAGTGAGAGCTGGCTTTCCATCGAAGGCCAAGAGAACGTGTTGTTGATGCACTGTGAGAGAGGAGGGTGGCCTGTTCTTGCCTTCATACTTGTTGGTCTTCTATTGTACAGAAAACAGTACGCTGGTGAGCAGAAGACTCTTGAAATGGTATATACTCAAGCTCCTAGGGAACTTGTACATCTTCTGTCACCTCTGAATCCACAGCCATCTCAGCTTAGATATCTCCAGTATATCTCCAGAAGAAATTTCGACTCAGATTGGCTGCCATCAGATACACCTTTTTCCTTAGATTGTATCATACTTAGAGTCCTTCCTCTATTTGATGGTGGGAGGGGCTGCCGACCTGTAGTTCGTGTCTACAGTCAAGATCCCGCTTCAACTATGCCTAATAGAGGATCTATGCTCTTATATTCAACTTCAACGTCAAAAGAACATGTTTGCCTCTACCAACAG GAAGAGTGTGCGCTGGTGAAAATAGATATCCGCTGTCGTGTCCAAGGAGATGTTGTTCTTGAGTGCGTCCATTTGGAAGATGATCTATTAAGGGAAGAAATGATGTTCAGGGTCATGTTTCACACAACATTTATTCAGTCAAATGTTTTGACGTTAACCCGTGATGAAGTTGATGTTCCATGGGATGCACAAGACCAACTTCCAAGAGAATTTAAAGCAGAG GTGCTTTTTTCGGGTGCTGAAGCTGATCAATCTATCATCACCACAGAAGCACCATATGAAGATGAGAATGAAAGTGAAGGCGCGTCATGTGAGGAGTTTTTTGAGGTGGAAGAGATATTCAGTGTTGATGGACAGGATGGAAGAGCGGAGTCTAATGCCTATACAGTTCCAAATGGAATGCAGGATGATAATATTGAAATAGTCTGGAAAGAGGAGTTAGGGCGTCACACTTTACAAGATTGTGTGTCGGATGGGGTAAATCACAAACAAGAAAGAAAGATGTATAAGCAGCGGGCACCAAAAAAGAATAGTTTAGGTAACAGGGATGAGTTAATGGCCTCAAAAGTTGTGACTTCTAATGTTACAAGCAACATGGAATCAAAAGCTGTAATATCTGGGGCTAGTGGCATGTCAGCAGAAGGGGAGAATAAGCATCGAGAAGGCACTCTTAAACAGAAGAAGTTTGAGCCGCAGGGTTCACAACAGGAGTTGAGTGGTGAAAGCAATAAACAAAAGGATGAAATGCCACCCTCATCTCTAAAGAGACAGCTATTATCCAACTCAAAACCAGCCGCTGATGGGCTTGGTCCGAAAAATAAATCCAAACAGCAGGAATCTCAGTGCACTCCTTCAAGACTGGCGAAGCCAAATGCAGTATCTCAGTGGATTCCTACTAATAAAGGTTCTTATACTAATTCAATGCATGTATCATATCCACCATCAGGATATAATAATGCTCCTCGTGGGCTTGCTCTCACCAAGGATTCTCGATCTCGTTCAAAATCTAAATCTCCATCTTCTCGAGCTTCTGTAAAAGCTATGGTTCCAGCTGACGCAGGTCGTGTTCCAAGGAAAAACTCTTCATGTCCTGCATTATTAGACATGTTAGCAGTCCAAGAGGCATTGCTTACTAAAGACTCTTTACGAGCATCAGCTGAAAGCCAAGCCATGCAATTTCTTCCATCTCCTCCAGGTCGTCCCCTAACTCCTCCACTGCCTCCATGTTCAAGAACTTCATCTTATAGAGTTCCTCAAATTCACGGAGCAAGGACAAATCTACCAGCTTCTGACATCCTAGCTCTGTCTTTGCAGGAAAGCCACATTATTAAAGCCTCTGTGACTCACCAAttacccccacctccaccacctcTGCCCCCTCTGCCTCATCCATCCCTGCCACTTACTCGTAATGCCACATCTTTATCACCTCCACCCTTATCTCAACCTCTGCCTCCTCCTCTGCCTACATTAACTGGCTTGATAACTCCTATTGGTACCTCTCGCCCGCCCCCATCATCGCTTCCTACATCATCCAGCGTACTGAATGTTGCTACCTGTAAGCTCTTGCCGCCACCCCCTCCACCACTCCCCTGGTCAAATGGGGCTTATGCAGTTTCCTCTGTAGCATTATCAAGTTCATTGCTACCTTCACCTCCACCTCTATCTCCACCTATATATGCTGACACTGTATCCAAACCTGCTAGTTCTGGAGCGAATtctccaccaccaccacctcccCCTCCTCCTCTATATGGTGCCCCTTCTCCTCCACTTCCATTGCCACTACCTCCTCCACTAACTCCAGCTAGGCATAGAGTTGCTTCTTTGCTTACAATTAGTGCTCCACCATCACCTCTTCCTCCAACTCCACGTCCTCTTTCACTTAGTGCTTCAGCTCCACCTCCCCCTCCACCACCTCCCCTTCCTTCACGTGTTACTCCAACTCCACCACCTCCACCACCTCCACGAAGTGCCCCACAAACACCATTTCCACCTTCACCTCCTCCACCTCCTTCATACAACAATCCACCTGCACCACCTCCACCTCCAATTCGTGGTCCTCCCCCTCCTCCAACTCCATGTTATTTCCCTGGAGCACCATTCCCACCCTTACTGCCTCCTTTGTGTGGATCTGCACCCCCACCACCTCCTCCTTTGCCTGAAGCTCCACGTGCACCTCTTggaccacctcctcctccacctcctTCAATGCGAGGGCTTCCTGCTCCTTCCCCTCTTCCTAGTGGTGGCCCTCCTCCACCTCCGCCTCCAGTATGTGGAGCACCCCCTCCTCCACCCCCTCCTGGAGGTTATGCACGAGGTGTACCTCCTCCACCCCCTATTGGAGGAGGCGCACCTAGTCCACCTCTTCCACCAGGAGCTCCAAGACCTCCAGGCGGTGGACCTCCTCCGCCACCACCTAGGGCACTTGGGGGAGGCCTTACTGTAGGGAGAGGGCAGGGGCTTTCACGAACAGCAGGCAGTATAGCTCCTCGGAGATCTACCTTAAAGCCATTGCATTGGAGCAAGGTAACAAGGGCACTAGGGGGTAGCTTATGGGAGGAACTGCAGAGACGTGGAGAGCCTCAAAT TGCAACCGAATTTGATGTGTCAGAAATTGAGACTCTTTTCTCTGCGACAGTCCCCAAGAAAGATGGCACCGGAGGCAAAATTGGAGCAAAGAAGTCAATTGGATCTAAACCAGACAGGGTTCACCTG ATTGATCTAAGGAGGGCTAATAATACTGAAATTATGCTCACTAAGGTGAAAATGCCACTTCCTGACATGATG GCAGCTGTGCTGGCAATGGATGTGTCAATTTTAGATGCTGATCAGGTGGAGAATCTTATAAAGTTTTGTCCTACAAAAGATGAGATGGATCTTCTCAAG GGTTACACCGGTGACAAAGAGCTTCTGGGAAAGTGTGAACAG TTCTTTTTAGAGCTGATGAAGGTGCCACGAGTGGAGTCAAAATTAAGAGTTTTTCTCTTCAAGATTCAGTTCAGCTCTCAG GTCTCAGACTTCAAGAAAAGCTTAAACACCGTGAACTCTGCTAGTGAAGAG GCCCGGAACTCCCTcaaattgaaggaaattatgaAGAAAATATTGTATCTAGGGAACACATTGAATCAGGGAACTGCCAGAG GTTCTGCCGTTGGATTTAAACTGGACAGTCTTTCAAAGCTCACTGATACACGTGCTACTAACAACAGGATGACACTCATGCATTATCTTTGTAAG GTTCTTGCTTCCAAGTCGCCAGCTTTTTTAGACTTCCATGAAGATCTTGCAAGTGTGGAAGCTGCATCAAAG ATTCAATTGAAGTCTTTGGCTGAAGAAATGCAAGCAATCATCAATGGACTGGAAAAAGTAAAGAAGGAACTGGAGGCATCTCAGACTGATGGCCCTGTGTCTGAAACTTTTTGTAAG